The following nucleotide sequence is from Zea mays cultivar B73 chromosome 1, Zm-B73-REFERENCE-NAM-5.0, whole genome shotgun sequence.
CCAGCTCAAAGCTGAACGCGGCATCCTTCCTTTCCTCCCCTCTTCTGCCCCCATTTCGTTCCTTTCACACCGGGGACCGGCGAGCAGAGCCGCGCACAGCAGAACGCGGAAGCAAGAGGAGGCGATCGACTACTCGACCAGCCCTCTCCGTGTCTCCGATGGCGGCTCGCGTCCTCGCGGCCCTCGCCcttgccctcgccctcgccctcgtCGCCGTACCCGCTCCCACGCGGGCGTCCAACGACGAGGGGGACGCGCTCTACGCGCTGCGGCAGCGGCTGTCGGACCCCAACGGCGTGCTGCAGAGCTGGGATCCCACGCTCGTCACCCCCTGCACCTGGTTCCACATCTCCTGCGACCAGGTCGGCCGCGTCGTCCGCCTGTGAGTTCTTCTTTccttccttccttccttcctTTCTTTTTTTATACAAACATCTCTAGGAGGTAGGAGCATAACTAAGAATACCAAGTTTCTTATTTCGTTAACTTGTATTTTGTTAAGAACTCGATGATTATGGCATCTGGCTCTGTCCCCTTTCTGACAAAATGTTTCAGGGACTTGGGCAACTCCAACGTCTCCGGCTCCATCGGCCCTGAGCTCGGCCGCCTTGTCAACCTCAAGTACCTGTAAGCATTTAGCTGAGCTGTAGATTTTTCTGATGGAGAGTAGAGCTTGATTGAGTTAACGGAGATTGGATTTCCATCTGCAGGGAGCTGTACAGGAACAACCTTGACGGCGAGATCCCCAAGGAATTGGGCAACCTCAAGAACCTGATCAGCTTGGATCTGTATGCCAACAAGCTCACGGGAGGAATCCCCAAGTCACTCTCCAAGCTCGACTCACTCAGATTCATGTATGTATCTTCTGGACAGTTGCTTTGCTAATCACAAAAGCCATGTCTTCTTGCTTTTTAGAGGAGCACAAGTACTCTCAGCTCAGTCGAGTTAGAAATGGACAAGTGGTTATGTTGATAGTTCAAGCCAAAAGGAGTTTGGTTTGGATCTCGTAATTCTAATGAGCACGACAAAAAAAAAAGTTTTTTTTCTCAGCTGATTACTGAAACTCGGTCATGTTTCTCTTGATAGGCGCTTGAACAACAACAAGCTTACAGGATCAATTCCAAGGGAGTTTGCCAAGCTCTCCAACCTGAAAGTCATGTGAGTGTAGACCTTTATCATACTCGgttgtttctttaatttccatAGTCACTGATTGTTGGTATATCCTCTGGCATGCAGCGATTTGTCtaacaatgatctct
It contains:
- the LOC100282539 gene encoding BRASSINOSTEROID INSENSITIVE 1-associated receptor kinase 1 isoform X1, which encodes MAARVLAALALALALALVAVPAPTRASNDEGDALYALRQRLSDPNGVLQSWDPTLVTPCTWFHISCDQVGRVVRLDLGNSNVSGSIGPELGRLVNLKYLELYRNNLDGEIPKELGNLKNLISLDLYANKLTGGIPKSLSKLDSLRFMRLNNNKLTGSIPREFAKLSNLKVIFENNSRLNGPELQGLVPYDFGC
- the LOC100282539 gene encoding BRASSINOSTEROID INSENSITIVE 1-associated receptor kinase 1 precursor: MAARVLAALALALALALVAVPAPTRASNDEGDALYALRQRLSDPNGVLQSWDPTLVTPCTWFHISCDQVGRVVRLDLGNSNVSGSIGPELGRLVNLKYLELYRNNLDGEIPKELGNLKNLISLDLYANKLTGGIPKSLSKLDSLRFMRLNNNKLTGSIPREFAKLSNLKVIDLSNNDLCGTIPVDGPFSTFPLRSFENNSRLNGPELQGLVPYDFGC